atgtattatgtctttattttatgaagaatttgaaTTTCATATGATTGTCATGctttatctcaatttatgtaatattttatgtataattttcaaatatataaatattattttaaaaacttgaaatatcTATATCCCAATTCACAATCAAAATTAAAGTCTTTTTAACCCTAGTATTCCAAAAGACTTTTCATTGAGACAAAACTACTATAAACTAGCTATTAGTAGTATAATTTATCTAGACATGACtttactttgttttaaaattagaaaCTTCCTtgataataatttcattttaaataaatattttatctgaATGATTATTggtggaaaataaaataattattaagatAATTTGACAAGAatactttattaaaatattcatttttataggaaaagaagaagaagagaaacaaACTCACATTATAGGCTCAAAGTCCATTGTGATGTTATCTATAATAGCAAAGGCTAAGAGAAAAGTTTAGATGTGGAAAAAGGTGTAGAAAAAATCAGTTCACCTTTGATAAGGTGAATAAACAGGTGACTTTGACTGAAGTTTCAACTTAATAGATAAGGTTTGCATgctgtgtttttttttctcctccCAATATTTTGTGTCGACATTGAAGGACCAACTAAATTTAACTTTCGCACTATGGGATTCATCAGGGGATGACACTGACAACAAAAAGTTTTTATACACAAAGCTCAAATTCATGATCTTTAATTAAGAGCGAAATACTCCCACCATAATTGGACCCGAAAGGGGGGGGGGTGGATCTAGGTAAAAGTAATCTATATTTAACTTGTATATTTACCTAACTTGATTGTttcaatatgaaaaaaatatgactcTTAAGGACCCGTTTGGTAGgagatattaattaaaatagtccATGGATTAAAATGTAGTCCAACAAAAATATTGTCATACAAGGTCTTATTTAATTCGTAGAAAAGGGAGGGATAACTAATCCAAGGTTTAACAATCCTTGGATAAGACCCCTAAATGACTAAACTATCCCTAAAtcttttttcctaattttttttttggtaatttaatgctcttttttaatttatatgagaatatttataaatattcttttaaatcCTCCAAATTTGTTCTATGTAATTTGATAATTTCACAAACTAATACTTTTTTCGTCATGTTTGATTTGTTATATTGAGTTggttttttaatttcttcttaaaaTGTAGTTCGCCGATTAATCGCTTGATATcttttttataagaaataagATTTGTTTATTGAACAAATTAAGCAGtcttaaatttatgttaagtttaaggtatatttgaccagcaaaaaaaattagaaatatatcGTGCTATCAAGGATCTCTATAGTGGCATATCACacctcaaaattaataaattttaaaaatatattttagtatttaacttgacaaaataaatgaaatataatatctCATAATAACTGAAGGGTATAATAGGAAAAAGCTAATTCTAGAATTGTAAACCAAACATAAGGTTAAATGGAAAAAAACGAATCAAACACTTGACAAAACTAATCCGTTCATTATGCatctttgtaccaaacgacccctttaAGGTCATGTAATCCTGACAGTTCATGTAGTTGATAATCCTGAGTTATAAAGGATTAACTTGTTTGTGCCCTAAAGCATATCACTGTAAGCATCTATTCTGTTATCTATAGGCTAACAAAAAAAGACAATTACAGATCCATTGAAGTTTTCACATGTATTTGAAGATACTTAGTTTGGATGGGTCACACCAATAGGACGAACCAAATGAGTTCTGACTTCTGCATCATGAACTCTGTATAGCGGAAATTACCTAGACGGTTTGTAGAAATACATAGGGAAGGAACGGAGAAATCCAGAATGAAGAAATCGGGCGTTGTATGCACCATATCTAAGTGATCCAGCCAAAGAAGCAATGTCACTCCATCATTATCAAACTGACTGCAATCTCTTACTATCCATGAAGGTCCCCCACCAAAGTGCTTTCTACAGATCAGAATCATTCTCAACAAGTGATTGCTATCCACTTTAACAAATCCCAAGTACTAACTTCTCCACAGAACTGTTAATTACATGTCTGCCTGCCAGGGGcagaaaatcaaaattaaaatcaaatgaGATAATAGTTCATTCACAATATAAAATGAGTCGAGGAGAAGACTAATCAAGGGTGAAAGTCACAATTTTAAACTATACGCGATAAAAAAATCCAAAGAGAAAGAAACATACTTAATCTTGCAATTCTAAAGAACCATCTGTAACCAAAAAGGagggaaaaaaataacaaaaagtttgTCTCTCATCTTGAGCAATCTTTAGGCTAAACGGAACAATAAGAAATGAATGAATTAGTTCAAGACACATGCAACGACTACAAGCAACAGCTATCTCGTGGACATGGAGTTGCAGGAAGTAAAAACAATATCAAAAGCTTCAGCGAACTAAACACTCAGTTTTCGAAGACCTCTGCAGTAAATAAAATGGAAGTACATGTCCTTGAGATACAAAGAAGTCCTCCCTACCTACTCCCACCATCCCAACTTATGtaacactttctttttttatcgGTCCAAAGAAAAATCACACACTTCTATTTAGAAAGAATTTAACTTTAGATTTCTCAGTCTACCTCAATGAGATGATTTATagccacaaaaatatatacAGCTTATATTAGATACAAGTTTCAAAACCATGTGCGCAGTCAAACACCATCAACAGTCGCAGGGAGTAATCAATTTGTATGTATGGACTTCAGTTGTTCTCACCCTTACTATAAAGTATCTTCCTTCCGGGAACACggttaatcataattttttaatttatgccAAGTAACCATGTCAGATAAGTCATCTCAGTATGGATTTAGAGAATAACATTCTTACCTTCAATACCGTAACAACAATATTATTCGTCCAAAATCCAAACATATCGAAACAAAACTGCAGACGGAAAACAACCACTTTTTTTTCTCATAAGGAGGGGCTAGCTTGAAGCCTggaaatatacatataattagtgatagaaaaatgaagaaaaacaatCATGTCATCCAAGGAATAGAGAAAACCCAGGCTAGAATCGCTTCTCTccctgaaaaaaaaaattacaaagatGAAGTTAAGTAGGgaaatataaaaattagaataaGATACATAACCCAGCAGCCTTGTAGAATGCAATTGAACAAGCCATAATAATCTTTTCATAGCTGCAAATATTACCTCagttaaatattcatataaattgCAATCATGGTTTGTCTTTTTGCATCTGCTGAGTACTCGTAAAAAATGCTTGAAAGGTGTCTTGCAAATTTCCCAGATTCACCTAGACACATGCAATCGTAACATCTTTCACTCCAATCCTCGATACCAAGATAACCAGAACACCCATAAAGCAATCCGTCTTCCAAGGGAAATCCAAATATAACCCACTCTCGAAAATCTGTAGGATAATATCAAAGACAGTGTGTTTAATTTATCAATGTCATCAAACACTGTAACACAATATGTAATAAGCTAGGTCGCTGAGTCCTAGTCTCATCTAGATCACTAATATTGCAACAAGAGCTACAAGTAACAACAATGAAATAAGCTTTACCTTAACGGATAAATACTTGTCCCAACTCACCTTTTGAATGATGAAAGCAGGAGGGAAAGAAATTTATAACCAAATAATGACATGtgcaaatataatatatagacTGTAAATGTTACATGTAAAATTACCACAATAATAGTTGGAATGACAGTTAGACATCGCCTAAAGCTTTATGTATAGTCTGCAAAAGTGCAGATAAAATGCCACAAAGTTGCCAGAGTCTTGAATGGCCTATGCAAGAAGGTCAAAATTCCCCTGTGCTTCTGCTTTAGAAAGAAAACTACTTTATCCATCATGCCAGTATCCTAACACCTAGATTTAGAGGCCAagacttttctttttatgacCATGGTGTCCGGGATAGCTTTTGCACGcctcgactaattccacggCATACCTCCCACCTCCCACCAGCAACAAGTATCAAGTAACTCTGTCCACCAAGGCCAGGAGAGATGGGAAGAATCACGTAATGTTTTTTGTCTCCGTTCAGTTTTGAATCTGAGAGCACAAGgttctcaaccacttcattgaccactaggccacacccttGGGTGCCTTTAGAGGCCAAGATCTGCTCTTCTTGGTGTAAGGCTTCCAATTCTTTTTCCACCTGCATTGGATATCAAACTCGGAGTTGGCTCATAGTTCAAATACTTGAATTAGAACTAAAAAGTGCAACTCAGCAAGGAATGTTATGTTATATAATTAGaagaaatcaaaacaaaaatagtaTTTTCTAAGTAGAATAAACTCCCACTACAaagttacaaaaataattttgaactgTTTGTGAAAAATGGATATATGAGTTTGCCAAGTTGATTATCTAGTCACAATAAAAACATGCAGATTATATTGAGGCATAACTCAACAAGAAGAAGACATACCCAATATAGCTCTTGTATGATTGTATGGTTCTTTGTTCCGGCAAGAAACACTAGAAGTGCTCAGACCATATCTAGAGAAGCTAGTCAATTTTGTCTAAAGACAAATAAGCTCTACGTGAAACCAGTAACAATTTTTGCCACTTCATTAGCATTATCATACTCCCCTTTTGCACACAATAAAGCAATACTAGAATAATAAGAATTGAAGTCGAGGAACTGCGCTATTTGAGTGTCTTGACTATGACAGTTGTTTGATGCCTTCACCAATTTCCGACTCTCACATGACCTGGAGTCTATATCTATTTTGTATTTGCAGGATGAGTCTTTAGAATCGACTCTCTTCTCTCTAACAGGGAAAAACATGGTCACCACTTCATTGAGAATATTAACTGCCTCTTGGACGCTTCCTTGCTCACACAACAGAGAAAGAAAACTTCTAATTGACTCTGTTTCAATTTCACTTTCAACTCTATCAAGAAGATCAATGACAGATTTTGATTGAAACATCTCCCTCAAAATGCATCGAGATTCTTCCATCCTCCCTTTATCACATAAGCCTCTCACCAAGTACATGAAACCCAAGAAATCAGGAAGTGTACCTCTCATTTTGAACTCAGAAAAGAACCCAAGAGCTCCCTCCATGTCACCCTTCTGACAATAGCTGTTAAGTACCGCACCGATAGTGAATTCATCTGGAGTTAGGCCTTTAGCTTGCAAATCAAGAAGAAGCTTCAAAGTTTCCTGGACTTGACCTGACTTGCTGCATCCATCAATTAATGAATTGTATATGTGAGTATTCGGTCTAAGATCCTTCAGGGACATTTCCTCAAACAACCTCGTCGCATCTTCTAAAAGACCTTCTTTTGATAAAGTGTTAATGAGTATACCATATGTGATTTCAGAAGGAACTATATTATTCTTTTCTAATGAATCGAATAACCGAAAAGCTTCAACCACGCACCCTTGACGACACAACCCATTGATAACTGAGTTATAGGTTATAATATTGAAAGAAATTCCTTTAATCTTGGCAAAATTACAGAGATCTAATGCCCTGTCAATATGTCCTCCTCTGCAAAGGCCGTCAATAACAATTGAGTAGTCAACCACATCCAAGAGTGGTAGCTTATCTCCCGCTCCCATAACAAGGTCAAAAGCATCCAGATATCGGCCACCTTTTGTCAGTGTCCTCAAAATTATAGCAGGAAAAGTTACCGCAGATACGTCACCTTTCATAGTAGCAAGAAACCGAACTGCTGTTTCTACATTTTTAATGCAAAGAAAGTACACAAGTATCTCCTTTTCTCTAAGCTCAAGCATcccataattttttatgaatgttGTCAAAAGGAGGCCAGTCAAAAAGGTTTTGCCACCATAGAGAAGAGATCTCATTATAAGATAGTAAGAGTTCTTGCTTAGTACAAAACCATTACTTTGGATCACCATTAATAGATCGAATGCAGCCTCTGATAATCCTTTGTTGCACAGGAAAGAGACAGCATCGTTACACAATAAACCAAAATTTTCATGCTCAGTTCTTCCCAATCTCTGAAACAAATCTACAACTCCACCAGCACCCTTAACTCCAAAGATCTTTTTGATCAATATCATATAGATCCTTGTACTTAAAGGCAGACCTCGATCTATTAGTTCAACAAATACTTCAACTGCCATGTCCGGCATGTCATTCTCACAAAGCCCCTGAATGGTGCAATTGTAACATGCAGCTGAAGTTATAGATGCCTTccgaaattcatcaaatatctCAAGTGCCTCATCTAGCATTCCTACTTTAGAGTAACCTTCAATCATTGTACAGTAAGTAACATAATTGGAAGTCAAGCCCATgtctaatattttcttatacatGGCAAGAGCATCCTCAAACAATCCCATCATAAATAGGCCTTTTATAAGCAAGTTGCACATAGTAACATCCAGAGAAACATCAGCTGCTTCAACTCGATTTTTTGTTTCTAGCATTCCTGCGACATTTTCTTCTTGCATATAACCATGTAACAACGTACTATATGTGATAATATCTCCAGGGATTCCCTTAGACACATCATCTGCCTCAATCATCCTCCCTACTTTGCACAATCCATTAATAATGGTGTTGTACGTGACAACACTAGGTTTTATGCCTTTCTTCTCCATTTCACCAAGCAACTCAAATGCGCGTTCTATATCACCCTTCCTGCACACACCATCAATTAACACTGCATAGATAAACTCATCCGCTTCAATCTGCAAATCTTCAACTATCTTAAACACTGCAAACGCCTCACTcagtttccctttcttgcaaaatccTAATATCACTGCTGTAAGAGTAACCAAATTAGGTTGCAGACCACGTTTTCTCATTGCGTATAGGAAACCAACTGCTTTCTCCACATGCCCCTCCTTTGAAAACCCATCAATAAGTATTGTATAGCTTATTGTATCTAACTCAATTCTCCTACACACCATCTCACTGTGTCTGCAGAGTGCCTCTTCAATTGCTCCTTCTCTAAAATACCCATAAATCCAGTTACTGTAAAACACAACATCTAATTCTAATCCATATATCTGCATCCTAGCAAGTAAATCCGAAACCTCATCGATTCTTCCTAACCTACAATAAGCACTTAATAGTCCTGTACAAGTAACAACATTGGGCTCCAAATAACCTAAACTCACAGCATTCTCAAAGAACTTAACCGCAAGTTCAGCCTTTCCAACACTCAAAAACCCAGAAATCACACAACTACATACAAAATTATCAAATgggtatttatttttctcattgttCATCAAATCTAACACTTGAATTGCCTCATCCATCTTTCCCTGACTACATAGACAGTAAATCAATGAAGAAAAAGTGTACGAAGAAAGCAAAACACCATTACTCACTGAGCAATCCTGCAGTATAGAAAGCGCCTTCTCGGGGTTTCTTTTACAGAGGGGTTGAATTAATGAATCAAATAAGCGTTTCTCCATCTGGGTATTCTTCTCCTTCAAGCACTGAACTGCCTCATCATATTTATCCTCTTTGACAAGCGCTTGTATGAAAATTCTGCGTGTCTTGGAATCTCCTTTGAATTGGTTTGATTTCACCAAATGTATGATTAGTTTGAATCTTTTGGATTTagaaaggaagaagaggaattGATTGAAGTGAGTAGCGGTGGGAGTGAAACCACTCTTCAATAGAGAAACAAGGGAGAGAGAAAATGGTCTAATGTTAGAAATCTTAGAGAAAATCATGGCCTATAGTTCTATACAGTAAGATTTGCGAACTTTCATAGAagtaatttgagaaaaaaaatggaaaccAAAGAGCAAATACTGTTCAAATACCGAAGATGAAGAGCCTAATGCAGCCAAGTTCTTCTTCAATAATTTTCCGATCAGGTTTCACTGGTGGTGTTGCATAACTTTGCCTCTCATTTCCACCGGAGTCGAGTTCAGAGTTTTTGCTCCACCACCATGTAATTGGTTATGTAACACTAACCTACTCGCAAATTTGactcatttttaattgttatattatgtttcaaaagttaattcaattatttttaaaaattaaattaaattatattaattttatattttaaataaaaaaatttaatattcaaaaattataaaaaaaatatcaataaattgaaaaaatataacataaaatgatgattaaagtttttataatttaactctgaaaaaaaattatgataagtAAAGGTAGACAGATTGAGCAGTTATTAAGCTAACCTTtcttattttaactttttagtaATAACAAATCTTTTTGTCTATTTATCAAAGTAATGGAAAATAATCAAGGATTAATTTCATACACTTTTTGTCAAAACTTCATAACACTAAGTTACTctattattatacatatatgttggttgaaatatgaatttaatatgCGGACaacttaggggtcgtttggtagagtgtataagAACAATGTAAAATAGGGTGTATTAGTAATACTTGCATTACTAGTGCTTGCATTAGTAATACTTGCATTAGATATGTCTGCATTATTTCTTATATACTGTTTGGTTTGATGTATTAGAAAAAACAAATCTTGCATAATTTCTATTTAAAAAGTGTGtgtttacaaaaataccctttacactttatttctttatatactTTCTTTGCAACAAGGTTCTTTgctaaaacatcaaaaaaagatttctttgctaaaacattatttcttcctattcttcttctttttcaaatataaaattaaaaagttgttaCTACATtgaaataagattaaaaaagaaaaagaagaagaagatgtcaAACATCTTCACAATTTTGCCACCATAAGTCCAAAAGTTCAACTTATTCATATGCAAAGGTAGGGATCCTTAGTTTTCATCCAAGAAGCTGTATTTTCGCAGAACACATAATCTTAAGACACACGTACGAGCTAATCAACTCGTTTGAGAGGGGGGATAAGTGCAGATACTGCTGCTGAACGGGCAGAAGATGCTGCAAACCTTCCTGACAGAGAAGTGCTTGAAGATCCTAACGTGGTTTGTCGACCACCCTGTATAATTGGAAGATGCATATTGCTAGGTAAAAGTAGAATATCAATGTAAAATCATATTACTTCTTTGCTGCAGTAAACTATCATAAAAGAAATCATAAGGAGTCATTCAAAGTTTGCGTACCTCAGGGAGCAGATTGTTTGGTGATACTTGTCTGCTATTTTTGTTGGCCTCTTGTGGAGTCCTCGGATGAGACCAAGAAGGAGAAATCTGATAAGTAGGTAAAAATGAACCATACCCGCCAAATCTCGACCCTGTCAATATATGCAAAGTCAACAATCATCAGCTCATGGCATAAGCCTTGTCACTGTTAAACTTGTGCTTCTGGGAATACCCTATTTCCAGTATTACATACCCAGATTCTCAGCTGAAACTTCACCTTCAAAATCGCTTTGAAAATGTCCCAAAACATTGTAAAGTTTCTCATCCTTGACAGAGTAAGAGATAGATATATGAGAAACTGGAAGAGAGTTGCTATCAGAGGTTGTAATGCAGTTATCACTAATACACAACACCTGCCAGAATACTTACACCGACTCACTAACTAGCCCCTAAACCAACTCTAGATAGAGAAGTTATAAGCAAAAAATAGAATGAGAAAACGCAGGGTTTCTCTAACATCACAGTATACTTGATAAGGCCTCTTATTAAGATTTGGTTTTATAGAATGAGAAAACGCAGGGTTTCTCGTTATCAAGTTTCTCTCGACATGATAAGGCCTCTTATTAAGATTTGGTTTTATACAGTCAATTATATCAAGCAAACGGAGACATACACAACAAACAGTACATAGATTGATCAAACAACATAAGCTACATGCTAGCAAactagaaaatcaaaaaatacacaaaatgaACCAATTGCAATtgaacttaaaagaaaaatggttcAATCTCAATTGTAAATCCATAACAGTGATAATCAACAATACtaaacagaaaataaataaataagaaaactcACAAGGTAAGATAGAGAAACATCAGGGTCAATGGTTGAATCATTCTTCTTATAATTATCATAACTGTAAGCCTCTCCTTCTTCAAGCTCAGTTTCCTCCATCATTTCTACTCCACAATCAAACCCTAAACCTATCCCCTTCCTTCCATCTCTACTCCAACCAGAAATCATTCAAATAAATACTCcaatccaacaaaaaaaaaactaaaaattcaaaGATTTTTCACTTTTCACACACCCAAAAACCTCTACAAAACTTCACACAAATTCCCCACCCATTCACCAATGTTCCAAATTTTCTCAACTTCACCAATCGAGATTGCAGAAAAACAACACAAATTCACCAACATCAGCTGACCtttatcaacaaaaattaaattaaattaatcaaaatccaacaacaaaaatgattaaatcaataaaaaaaactgatatagatacaaaaaaaatgataactCAGATTATTCTGGAATGTTAAAGCTTGGATCGCCCCTACTAAAGCTCAAAACTATGagcaaagagagagaaaataaaaatgaagaaagagatgttgaaaaatacaaattttaatgaaagatAAGAGTACTAACCTTATGAAGATGAGCAAACAATGTTTGATTGagcaaaaggaagaaaaatctACTCTTGAATTTTCATTGACAAACTACAGAGAAgatgaaagagaagttgaaacAAGTattatggaaaatgtttttttaaagggctttgagggtatttttgtaATTGCATAATCTAATGCAAGTGTAAAAATgctatgtattactaatacctaaaATTTCTTGATATTAGTAATACACAACTTAATACACAATATTGTGTATaactaatgcttgcattagttatacatgaccaaaaaaaatgtaacaaacaatgtattactaatacacaCACCTAATGCATGTATTATTTTTCCTAATACCCTCTACCAAACGACCACTTAGAGAATAATGTGTTATAATATGTTTCTTATTGGATCCCAAGTCAAAGGAAGACAATTGACTTTAAAATTAAGAGAGTGGAGTCTATATTAGACATGCATTAAACAGTATTTCTCCAGAATAGAGTTTATGATAGGTCaattatgttatcaatttgtgttagaaaattagaaaattactcattctaataaattattcaaaaatacGAAGTAACTACAATTTATAGAAGCAGTaagaaagatgaaaagaaatttaattcacaaaaaatcTGTAAAACATATCAGAATGTGAATAAAGTTTTAACAagaaaagatcaagtccaccgAACTCacaatgtccccttaaggaaaattattcccctctaattatcgaggtttgatttgaaatataacCTCTCAGGGTAAAATAATCtaaatcaccagagtatagataccaaaaactctcgTATCAGCGAACCAATCAACAGCAGGAAAGTATACgaagaaaatttttgtacagaaaaagaagaagaaactcaaaaaatttgtgaggaaatattctgaagaatgaatggtatttatagggaAGAAGAACaggttctgaaaggttgcaaccctttcagaatccacacgaccattaatgaaagtttgcaacctttcaaatggtactaACTGTTCCTGAAAgatgcaacctttcagaacagtcatagcggaaattttttaaataaaaaacggGAAAGCTTATGCGGATCCGTGCCGGGTCgggttaatcaactaaaaaattgaaatattttgattaatttcaactaaataactgaaaacctcaactaattaattgaaaacacTTTTagccatttaatttaattaattaaataaataattaaaacaaactttgtccaaaaataatCTCTCAACCGATCATTTGGCAAAGCCAAAGCCGTAGCCGAGCAAGCAACGACTACGGCGCGAGGGGATTctctctttccaacccttttaacaattaataagagtatttctatatttaaactctcctatttttcttccCACCACCGATGAGagacaaatgccttttcatcAAAGAATGAGAAGACTTTTCAAATTTCCAACTAttcaaattatcaattttaCAAGTTCCTTTCTTCCCCTGTGTTCCCATCAATTCTTCCAACATACCCAACAAAATATGATATGCTTCACATATTAACcagctttaaaaaaaatatctagaaTTTACTATGATGGTTATGTATCCACATAGTACATGATAAATACAGAGTACAAATAATgattaagttgttaaatgcttgagaaatattattttaggattAAATTATAAATGTGTATTTATCTCGCTCTCACTTTTATTCCaactaatttcatatttattactAAAATTTTTGAATGGGAACAAACCAcaaattgtaacgacctgtttagtcgttttgagctgcagattttatttctggaaaaactggctgagacgacggaacccacgacggaccgtcatgggcacgacggaccgtcatgggcacgacggaccgtcgagggggtctcgttccaaaacacttagaattctgaaatttgggtactgaaatcgactctctgaacttcgtaacggaatggcaggaNNNNNNNNNNNNNNNNNNNNNNNNNNNNNNNNNNNNNNNNNNNNNNNNNNNNNNNNNNNNNNNNNNNNNNNNNNNNNNNNNNNNNNNNNNNNNNNNNNNNNNNNNNNNNNNNNNNNagtaatttaaggggcgttttggactattcctgctttaattataaagttagagggttaatgttaataagtctaattacttgggggttaaaagaggtaaccttgagttaattagtgggatttATTGCcttctttatacttaattatatgctaattagggtaaagaaagagggtttgaataagaaaaaggaaaaagaacagaaagagagggagaacgagtagagagagaNNNNNNNNNNNNNNNNNNNNNNNNNNNNNNNNNNNNNNNNNNNNNNNNNNNNNNNNNNNNNNNNNNNNNNNNNNNNNNNNNNNNNNNNNNNNNNNNNNNNNNNNNNNNNNNNNNNNNNNNNNNNNNNNNNNNNNNNNNNNNNNNNNNNNNNNNNNNNNNNNNNNNNNNNNNNNNNNNNNNNNNNNNNNNNNNNNNNNNNNNNNNNNNNNNNNNNNNNNNNNNNNNNNNNNNNNNNNNNNNNNNNNNNNNNNNNNNNNNNNNNNNNNNNNNNNNNNNNNNNNNNNNNNNNNNNNNNNNNNNNNNNNNNNNNNNNNNNNNNNNNNNNNNNNNNNNNNNNNNNNNNNNNNNNNNNNNNNNNNNNNNNNNNNNNNNNNNNNNNNNNNNNNNNNNNNNNNNNNNNNNNNNNNNNNNNNNNNNNNNNNNNNNNNNNNNNNNNNNNNNNNNNNNNNNNNNNNNNNNNNNNNNNNNNNNNNNNNNNNNNNNNNNNNNNNNNNNNNNNNNNNNNNNNNNNNNNNNNNNNNNNNNNNNNNNNNNNNNNNNNNNNNNNNNNNNNNNNNNNNNNNNNNNNNNNNNNNNNNNNNNNNNNNNNNNNNNNNNNNNNNNNNNNNNNNNNNNNNNNNNNNNNNNNNNNNNNNNNNNNNNNNNNNNNNNNNNNNNNNNNNNNNNNNNNNNNNNNNNNNNNNNNNNNNNNNNNNNNNNNNNNNNNNNNNNNNNNNNNNNNNNNNNNNNNNNNNNNNNNNNNNNNNNNNNNNNNNNNNNNNNNNNNNNNNNNNNNNNNNNNNNNNNNNNNNNNNNNNNNNNNNNNNNNNNNNNNNNNNNNNNNNNNNNNNNNNNNNNNN
The window above is part of the Solanum pennellii chromosome 5, SPENNV200 genome. Proteins encoded here:
- the LOC107020657 gene encoding pentatricopeptide repeat-containing protein At5g57250, mitochondrial isoform X1, translated to MIFSKISNIRPFSLSLVSLLKSGFTPTATHFNQFLFFLSKSKRFKLIIHLVKSNQFKGDSKTRRIFIQALVKEDKYDEAVQCLKEKNTQMEKRLFDSLIQPLCKRNPEKALSILQDCSVSNGVLLSSYTFSSLIYCLCSQGKMDEAIQVLDLMNNEKNKYPFDNFVCSCVISGFLSVGKAELAVKFFENAVSLGYLEPNVVTCTGLLSAYCRLGRIDEVSDLLARMQIYGLELDVVFYSNWIYGYFREGAIEEALCRHSEMVCRRIELDTISYTILIDGFSKEGHVEKAVGFLYAMRKRGLQPNLVTLTAVILGFCKKGKLSEAFAVFKIVEDLQIEADEFIYAVLIDGVCRKGDIERAFELLGEMEKKGIKPSVVTYNTIINGLCKVGRMIEADDVSKGIPGDIITYSTLLHGYMQEENVAGMLETKNRVEAADVSLDVTMCNLLIKGLFMMGLFEDALAMYKKILDMGLTSNYVTYCTMIEGYSKVGMLDEALEIFDEFRKASITSAACYNCTIQGLCENDMPDMAVEVFVELIDRGLPLSTRIYMILIKKIFGVKGAGGVVDLFQRLGRTEHENFGLLCNDAVSFLCNKGLSEAAFDLLMVIQSNGFVLSKNSYYLIMRSLLYGGKTFLTGLLLTTFIKNYGMLELREKEILVYFLCIKNVETAVRFLATMKGDVSAVTFPAIILRTLTKGGRYLDAFDLVMGAGDKLPLLDVVDYSIVIDGLCRGGHIDRALDLCNFAKIKGISFNIITYNSVINGLCRQGCVVEAFRLFDSLEKNNIVPSEITYGILINTLSKEGLLEDATRLFEEMSLKDLRPNTHIYNSLIDGCSKSGQVQETLKLLLDLQAKGLTPDEFTIGAVLNSYCQKGDMEGALGFFSEFKMRGTLPDFLGFMYLVRGLCDKGRMEESRCILREMFQSKSVIDLLDRVESEIETESIRSFLSLLCEQGSVQEAVNILNEVVTMFFPVREKRVDSKDSSCKYKIDIDSRSCESRKLVKASNNCHSQDTQIAQFLDFNSYYSSIALLCAKGEYDNANEVAKIVTGFT
- the LOC107020657 gene encoding pentatricopeptide repeat-containing protein At5g57250, mitochondrial isoform X2, which encodes MEKRLFDSLIQPLCKRNPEKALSILQDCSVSNGVLLSSYTFSSLIYCLCSQGKMDEAIQVLDLMNNEKNKYPFDNFVCSCVISGFLSVGKAELAVKFFENAVSLGYLEPNVVTCTGLLSAYCRLGRIDEVSDLLARMQIYGLELDVVFYSNWIYGYFREGAIEEALCRHSEMVCRRIELDTISYTILIDGFSKEGHVEKAVGFLYAMRKRGLQPNLVTLTAVILGFCKKGKLSEAFAVFKIVEDLQIEADEFIYAVLIDGVCRKGDIERAFELLGEMEKKGIKPSVVTYNTIINGLCKVGRMIEADDVSKGIPGDIITYSTLLHGYMQEENVAGMLETKNRVEAADVSLDVTMCNLLIKGLFMMGLFEDALAMYKKILDMGLTSNYVTYCTMIEGYSKVGMLDEALEIFDEFRKASITSAACYNCTIQGLCENDMPDMAVEVFVELIDRGLPLSTRIYMILIKKIFGVKGAGGVVDLFQRLGRTEHENFGLLCNDAVSFLCNKGLSEAAFDLLMVIQSNGFVLSKNSYYLIMRSLLYGGKTFLTGLLLTTFIKNYGMLELREKEILVYFLCIKNVETAVRFLATMKGDVSAVTFPAIILRTLTKGGRYLDAFDLVMGAGDKLPLLDVVDYSIVIDGLCRGGHIDRALDLCNFAKIKGISFNIITYNSVINGLCRQGCVVEAFRLFDSLEKNNIVPSEITYGILINTLSKEGLLEDATRLFEEMSLKDLRPNTHIYNSLIDGCSKSGQVQETLKLLLDLQAKGLTPDEFTIGAVLNSYCQKGDMEGALGFFSEFKMRGTLPDFLGFMYLVRGLCDKGRMEESRCILREMFQSKSVIDLLDRVESEIETESIRSFLSLLCEQGSVQEAVNILNEVVTMFFPVREKRVDSKDSSCKYKIDIDSRSCESRKLVKASNNCHSQDTQIAQFLDFNSYYSSIALLCAKGEYDNANEVAKIVTGFT